From a single Aspergillus puulaauensis MK2 DNA, chromosome 2, nearly complete sequence genomic region:
- a CDS encoding phosphatidylglycerophosphatase (BUSCO:EOG09264S4C;~COG:S;~EggNog:ENOG410PNB1;~InterPro:IPR036412,IPR010021,IPR023214,IPR027706;~PFAM:PF09419;~go_function: GO:0008962 - phosphatidylglycerophosphatase activity [Evidence IEA]): protein MNPPNTNLRAFNLAVQTLLSTPSQFLPHLTVPTFTHLPEAIGPLLEAQYPQVSPSAAQQNEKDHPPPKGIAIRALILDKDNTLCPAKTTSFPSKIYAHLHSLRNSPTSPFNISSAPNSILIVSNRAGSHPRYEPEALEIEERLAGLKIPVFRLPPGTEDGVAVEKKPFCGPEVLEWFRERGVVQRADEIAVVGDRLGTDVLMAKEMGAWSIWCRDGVGEDVTKGQRNVLEKMEVWVERYLRESRGLKAPAPGDFKSRSD, encoded by the coding sequence ATGAACCCCCCAAATACCAACCTCCGCGCCTTCAACCTCGCTGTTCAGACCCTCCTATCAACGCCCTCCCAGTTCCTCCCACACCTCACAGTCCCTACATTCACCCATCTCCCCGAGGCCATTGGACCCCTACTGGAAGCCCAGTACCCACAAGTATCTCCAAGCGCGGCCCAACAAAATGAAAAAGATCATCCCCCACCAAAGGGCATAGCAATCCGCGCCCTAATCCTCGACAAGGACAACACACTGTGCCCCGCAAAGACAACTTCCTTCCCATCAAAGATCTACGCACATCTACACTCACTCCGCAACTCACCAACATCGCCGTTCAATATTTCGTCTGCGCCAAactccatcctcatcgtgTCGAACCGCGCTGGCTCGCATCCGCGCTACGAACCCGAGGCGCTCGAGATCGAAGAACGGCTTGCCGGTCTTAAGATTCCTGTCTTTCGATTACCGCCGGGGACGGAGGACGGGGTCGCTGTTGAGAAGAAGCCGTTTTGCGGGCCGGAGGTGCTGGAGTGGTTCCGTGAGCGTGGGGTTGTGCAGCGTGCTGATGAGATTGCGGTTGTTGGGGATCGGTTGGGGACTGATGTGCTCATGGCTAAGGAGATGGGTGCGTGGAGTATTTGGTGCCGGGATGGAGTTGGGGAGGACGTGACCAAGGGCCAGAGGAATGTgcttgagaagatggaagtTTGGGTGGAGCGGTATTTGAGGGAGTCGAGGGGTTTGAAGGCACCGGCGCCTGGTGATTTCAAGTCGAGGAGTGATTGA
- the SMD3 gene encoding putative small nuclear ribonucleoprotein SmD3 (COG:A;~EggNog:ENOG410PP13;~InterPro:IPR034099,IPR027141,IPR010920,IPR001163;~PFAM:PF01423;~go_component: GO:0005681 - spliceosomal complex [Evidence IEA];~go_process: GO:0000387 - spliceosomal snRNP assembly [Evidence IEA];~go_process: GO:0006396 - RNA processing [Evidence IEA]): MGKLTSTIGIPIKLLNEAQGHVVTLEITSGVVYRGKLLEAEDNMNVQLKDITVTARDGRVSHLDQVYIRGSHVRFFIVPDMLRNAPMFRSRGQRGRGVGLARGKATVQRARGQRRG; the protein is encoded by the exons ATGGGCAAGTTAACCAGCACAATCGGTATCCCGATCAAGCTTTTGAACGAAGCGCAG GGCCACGTTGTCACGCTCGAAATTACATCTGGCGTCGTGTACCGCGGGAAGCTCCTCGAGG CTGAGGACAACATGAACGTGCAATTGAAGGACATCACTGTCACAGCGCGCGATGGCCGCGTCTCGCATCTCGACCAGGTCTACATCCGCGGTAGCCACGTGCGATTCTTCATTGTGCCGGATATGCTGCG AAATGCCCCCATGTTCCGCTCGCGAGGACAGCGCGGCCGAGGTGTTGGACTTGCGCGTGGTAAGGCGACGGTGCAGAGAGCCAGGGGACAACGAAGGGGTTAG
- a CDS encoding adaptin-binding domain-containing protein (COG:S;~EggNog:ENOG410PQ1Y;~InterPro:IPR034627;~PFAM:PF10199;~go_process: GO:0016192 - vesicle-mediated transport [Evidence IEA]), which yields MSSTEPKDKSNSKEEIRNPRRLLILSPSSHAHSIIPALLKTLTGHAPDETQIQTQSFAGYTTHPPLRIENRYYTAEVPVWVDEIPAIVEGDKSATKQEPEPEPESKSQSKPGEGKEKEEAASSGLEQELGASAASTGEDDPSAHWSREFSGSEARVVRDAIGAVMICIRNPGPVATPVPGSTETGAVEDSEEMRALKAFVTAVGGVRALIEEERGEVGSVPGLLILGDKQKKEKNGGKQKEVDADVNELDGTLDEPFSISWWEDQLCEMGLIGFEVVKWDGTPIEQEGEERNEYGELQGMRRVKEVLETHEWAGDEEPDPGLPDDVDDLERELLSMDEKDSGFNKEVDELEREMVGLRFAIERGGGDAADNDDGWDDDEREGDEEMRVESVEALLTRMRAIKDMSDELPEQDRKRFAAKAVRDIMKEI from the exons ATGTCATCCACAGAGCCAAAAGACAAATCCAActcgaaagaagaaatccgcaacccccgccgcctcctcatcctctcgccctcctcacATGCACACTCTATTATCCCTGCCCTCTTAAAGACTCTCACGGGACACGCACCAGACGAAACACAGATCCAGACACAGAGTTTCGCCGGCTACACGACGCACCCGCCACTCCGGATCGAGAACCGGTATTACACCGCTGAAGTCCCAGTTTGGGTTGATGAGATCCCAGCCATTGTAGAGGGAGATAAATCAGCAACAAaacaagaaccagaaccagaaccagagtCTAAATCACAATCGAAACCGGGAGAGggtaaagaaaaagaagaggccgCCAGCTCTGGATTAGAACAAGAACTGGGtgcttcagcagcttcaaCAGGAGAAGATGATCCCTCGGCGCACTGGTCTCGCGAGTTCTCCGGCTCCGAGGCGCGCGTTGTGCGCGATGCAATTGGTGCTGTTATGATCTGTATCCGGAACCCGGGTCCGGTTGCGACTCCGGTGCCTGGTTCTACAGAGACGGgggcggttgaggattcCGAGGAAATGCGTGCATTAAAAGCGTTTGTCACTGCTGTTGGGGGCGTGCGCGCGCTGATTGAGGAGGAGCGCGGGGAAGTCGGCTCTGTGCCTGGTTTATTGATTCTGGGTGATaaacagaagaaagagaagaatggTGGAAAGCAGAAGGAAGTGGATGCGGATGTGAATGAGCTTGACGGTACTCTGGATGAACCATTCTCTATTAGCTGGTGGGAAGATCAGCTGTGCGAGATGGGACTAATAGGGTTCGAGGTTGTTAAATGGGACGGAACACCGATTGagcaggagggggaggagaggaatgaATATGGAG AGCTCCAAGGTATGCGCCGAGTAAAGGAAGTGCTCGAGACGCACGAGTGggctggagatgaggagCCCGACCCGGGTCTCCCAGATGACGTTGACGATCTAGAGCGCGAGCTTCTGAGCATGGACGAGAAAGACAGTGGATTTAACAAGGAAGTGGACGAGCTCGAGCGGGAGATGGTAGGACTGCGCTTCGCCATAGAACGTGGAGGTGGAGATGCGGCGGATAATGACGATGGatgggacgatgacgagCGTGAAGGAGACGAGGAGATGCGAGTGGAGTCTGTCGAGGCGCTCTTGACCCGCATGCGAGCTATAAAAG ATATGAGTGATGAATTACCGGAACAAGACAGGAAGCGCTTCGCGGCGAAGGCAGTGCGGGATATCATGAAGGAGATTTAG
- a CDS encoding protein tyrosine phosphatase-like domain-containing protein (COG:I;~EggNog:ENOG410PPRW;~InterPro:IPR007482;~PFAM:PF04387;~TransMembrane:5 (o25-45i98-120o126-148i169-191o197-217i)) gives MPSKAKPAQSGLVRQYLLAYNAANFFLWTTLTVRTIRILIIQALAHKSLSPTQFNIPAVFADTYAPLLQITQSLATLEILHSLIGIVRAPLVTTAMQVASRLFVVWAVLYPFHASIVGAGDLPGEFGYLGCLIAWGVTECIRYGFFVMQVNGGVETVPKWWQWLRYNTFYVLYPIGISSECTLAVKALAGAQELHPLYYWFIVAVLLIYVPGSYVMYTHMIKQKGKTAGAKKEGKKE, from the exons ATGCCATCCAAGGCCAAACCCGCCCAATCGGGCCTCGTCCGGCAATACCTCCTCGCCTACAACGCCGCaaacttcttcctctggaCAACGCTCACAGTCCGCACGATCCGCATCCTGatcatccaagccctcgcCCACAAATCCCTTTCGCCCACGCAATTCAACATCCccgccgtcttcgccgaTACCTATGcgcccctcctccagatcaCGCAGTCGCTCGCGACCCTCGAGATCCTGCACAGTTTAATCGGGATTGTGCGCGCCCCGCTCGTCACCACGGCCATGCAGGTCGCCAGCCGCCTGTTTGTGGTCTGGGCCGTGCTTTACCCCTTCCATGCCTCGATTGTCGGCGCGGGTGACCTTCCTGGCGAGTTTGGGTATCTGGGCTGCTTGATTGCGTGGGGCGTGACTGAGTGTATCCGCTACGGGTTTTTCGTTATGCAGGTTAATGGCGGCGTTGAGACTGTGCCTAAGTGGTGGCAGTGGTTGAG GTACAATACGTTCTACGTGCTCTACCCGATTGGAATCAGCAGCGAGTGTACGTTGGCTGTTAAGGCGCTGGCCGGTGCGCAGGAACTGCACCCGCTGTATTACTGGTTTATTGTCGCCGTTTTGCTGATCTACGTGCCTG GTTCGTATGTGATGTACACCCATATGATCAAGCAGAAGGGGAAGACTGCCGgtgcgaagaaggaggggaagaaggagtaA
- a CDS encoding Hpt domain-containing protein (BUSCO:EOG09265DDU;~COG:T;~EggNog:ENOG410PQMZ;~InterPro:IPR008207,IPR036641;~PFAM:PF01627;~go_process: GO:0000160 - phosphorelay signal transduction system [Evidence IEA]), which translates to MASSTTTTKTKEETPKPRTLADMSESIDQATFEQILEMDEEGEHDFSKGIVYGFFDQAESTFEKMETALKEKKLSELSSLGHFLKGSSATIGLTKVKDACEKIQHYGAGKDESGTNDEPDEKVSLEKIGKTLETAKKDYKEVEAFFREYFGDEETPDSPKDS; encoded by the exons ATGGCATCCTCAACTACCACTACCAAGaccaaggaggagacg CCCAAGCCCAGAACCCTGGCAGACATGTCCGAGAGCATCGACCAGGCCACATTTGAACAGATCCTCGAaatggacgaggaaggcgaACATGATTTCAGCAAGGGTATCGTGTACggcttcttcgaccaggCTGAGAGCACTttcgagaagatggagacagCGCT gaaggagaagaaactcaGCGAACTGTCGTCGCTAGGCCACTTCCTTAAGGGTTCATCGGCCACTATCGGCCTCACCAAGGTGAAGGACGCATGCGAGAAGATTCAGCACTACGGAGCTGGTAAAGACGAATCGGGAACCAACGACGAGCCCGACGAGAAGGTTTCTCTAGAGAAGATCGGAAAGACCTTGGAGACCGCGAAGAAGGATTACAAGGAGGTAGAAGCCTTCTTCCGGGAATActttggcgacgaggagACGCCTGACTCGCCAAAAGACTCTTAA
- a CDS encoding uncharacterized protein (COG:S;~EggNog:ENOG410PXCW), translating to MAPVGPRASKEEFMQALGLNSHDPQHEQHYRAMRDETIQIYAYLNTSPTNLLDSLASDPGTKPPYFWHHIKPERQQWAIREIARNASPRTRPLFASGETGGEYAPNWVAGWLLYSVFRSRDVRNNRNRRRGEDGSAAAAVQGQASRQLRQQGNDTGQQVKKEYYDPVRNG from the exons ATGGCCCCCGTAGGCCCCCGCGCCTCCAAAGAGGAGTTCATGCAAGCCCTCGGCCTCAACTCCCACGACCCCCAGCACGAGCAACACTACCGCGCAATGCGA GACGAAACAATCCAAATCTACGCATACCTAAACACCTCCCCCACAAACCTCCTAGACAGTCTCGCGTCCGACCCCGGCACAAAACCCCCTTACTTCTGGCACCACATCAAGCCCGAGCGGCAGCAGTGGGCGATCCGCGAGATCGCGCGCAACGCGAGCCCGCGCACGAGACCGCTCTTTGCGTCCGGCGAGACGGGCGGCGAGTATGCGCCGAATTGGGTCGCCGGGTGGTTGCTTTATAGTGTCTTTCGGAGTCGGGATGTGCGCAATaatcggaatcggaggaGGGGCGAGGATgggtctgctgctgctgctgtgcaGG GGCAAGCGTCAAGACAGTTGAGGCAGCAGGGGAATGATACTGGgcagcaggtgaagaaggagtaTTATGATCCGGTGAGGAATGGATAA